The genomic window AATTTTAATTCAACATCAGGCACTGCGTTCAATAATGACAAAACCCATTTAAAACAGCTGTTTAAATCATTATTAACACAAGAAACTTCACCTATAGATGATTTTTATTGAACTTTTATAATCAAGCCGTTGCTTCTCCCAGCAATGGGGGGATTTGCTCTATATTTTGCAACTATACTTGCCTCATTATTCAAATGAACGAAGGTCACGGAGGCAGGGATGGATCCCGTTCGTCAGCCCCTATTCTGCAATTTCTTCAAATACCTGTGCGCCGGTTTAGCACCGGCGAGAGCATCCCCTGCCCGGCTGAGCTCCCATCGCCGTGCAACCTGTCCCTGTGCTGCGCTACCCGTATCAACACGGAGTTTTTGACATGAAGTCGATCAGAACCCCCTTTGTTTTAGGCATGCTGGCACTGCTGGTATCGTCCTGTTCAACCCAGCAAAGCCTCTGCGGCGAAGGCGCCGGCAAGGTGCGGGACGAGGCACTCTGTGTCGGCCGCTCGGCCGACTCCCTGCAGGGTGCGACGGAAGACTACTACGCCGACATGGATTACGGCATCAGCAAGGATCCGGTGGAAATCGCCCGCCGGCTCGACCCCTATGTACCCGGCATTTCGCCTGAGGAAGCCCGACAGGCCATTGTGCGCGGGCGCAACAACTGGGTGGTCTGGACGGCAGGCAACGATGCCCTCTGGAACAAGATATCCAACATCAGCGTCGGCAATCTGGATTTTCTCAAGACCGTATCGAACCACCCCAGCCTCAAGTTCAGCCGCGACAACCGCTGGCAGTACCTGGGCGTGGTGAACGAGCCCTGCTACATCAAGGGCGATGCGCCACGCCAGGATCGCTACGGCCTCTGGCTCGATAGGCGCGACCCATCCTGTGGCCCCGACCCGTTTGAAAACGAAGACAGGTACCCCGGTGTCAAGATTGGTGCCCGCGGCGACAATATCCCGGCCGGCTCCTACTATGGCTACGGCACCGGCATTGTCGGCCTGCGCCTCTTCCCCAACCCCGACTTCGACGCCCAGGCCGAGGCCAAATGGGATCCGGAGCGTTACTACAATGACCGCAGCTACTATGCCAGCAAGGATCTGGTGAAACCCTATCGCGTCGGCATGTCCTGCGGCTTCTGCCATGTGGGCCCCAACCCCTCCAACCCGCCGGCGGACCCGGAACATCCGAAGTGGGAGAACCTCAACTCCAACCCCGGCGCACAGTATTTCTGGGTTGACCGCATTTTCATGTGGGACGCAGACCCCAGCAGCTTCGCCTATCAGCTGTTCCACACCTCCCGCCCCGGCGCCCTGGATACCTCGCTGATTTCCTCCGACTACATCAACAACCCGCGCACCATGAACGCCATCTACAACCTGGGCGCACGCATGGATGTGGCCAGCCGCTACGGCCATGAAGAGCTCGCCGGCGGTGGTCTCAACAACCGCCAGTTCAACGACCTGGCGGTTGTGCCAGCCTCCAGCCCGCTGCAACAGTTTTACCAGGCGCCGGACCAGGTACTGACACCCCGGGTGCTCAAGGACGGGGCCGACTCGGTGGGGGCGCTGGGTGCCCTGAACCGGGTCTATATCAATATCGGCCTCTTCAGTGAAGAGTGGCTGCAGCACTTCCGTGCCCTACTGGGCGGCAAGAAAATCACCCCGTTCGAGATCGAGGTGGCCCGCAAGAACTCCAGCTACTGGAACGCCAACGAAGCCCAGACGCCTGATGTAGCGCTGTTCTTCCTCGCCTCGGCCCAGCCCGATTACCTGGCCAATGCCCCCGGTGGCGCGGACCATATGAGCCAGGATGCGAATCAGCTGGAGCGAGGTAAAACCGTGTTTGCCGATACCTGTGCCCGCTGTCACTCCAGCAAGCTGCCGGAGAAAACCGCCGAGTTCTTCCCTGACAAGGGCTGTGTCAGCGGCAACTACCTGCAGTGCTGGAGCCGCTACTGGACCTGGACCCAGAGCATGGAGTTCAAGTCTCTGATGCGCCCCATCGTCCAGTCCGACGACTTCCTGGACAACAACTTCCTCTCCAGCGAAATGCGCGTACCGGTCACGCAGCTGGAAACCAACGCCTGCAGCCCGCTGGCCACCAACGGCCTGGACGGCAACATCTGGGACAACTTCACCTCCGAGTCCTACAAGGGTCTGCCGGCCGTCGGCACCCTGCGGGTACAGCACCCCTACAGCGGCGAGGTGCGCGACTATGTGATGCCAGACGGTGGTCGCGGCTACACCCGCCCCGCCTCCCTGGTCAGTGCCTGGTCCAGTGCACCCTTCCTGCTTAACAACAGCCTGGGCGAGTTCAAGTGGTCAGGATCGGTGGAAGACCGCATGGCCTCCTTTGACGATGCCATCGAGAAGCTGCTGTGGCCGGAAAAACGTGAAGGCGACTTCAGCGTTGTCACCCGCTCCGGCAAGACCCACCCCGGGATGATCGACAGAACGCCGGCCTCCAGTTACCTGCGAGTAGACACCGGCTACCTGCCGGACTTCCTGCAGACCCTGCAGGGCCCGCTGAGCCGCTGGCTGCCCTGGCTGTTTGGTGAAGCCGGCGTAGAGATAGGGCCCATCCCGGCCGGCACGCCCATCAACCTGCTGTCCAATATCGACATGGAGGAGCGCAGCAAGGTTCTCAAAATTCTGCTCAAGGCCAAGAGGGACCTCAAGGCTCTGCCGGAAAACGCCACAGACGCAGATGCCCGCCGCGTCTTTGCCAACCTGGTTGATCCGCTGCTGGACGTCAGCAAGTGCCCGGATTACGTCGTCAACAAGGGCCACTACTTCGGCACCGACTACCTGGTGGATGAGCAGGGTCTCGATGACAGCGACAAACAGGCTCTGATCGCCTTTTTGAAAACCTTCTGATCCCGGAGTGGCGAACCATGAGCACTGAATATGACTATATAGTGGTGGGGTCCGGTGCCGGTGGCGGCACCGTCGCCGCCCGGCTGGCGGAAAATGGCTGCACTGTGCTGGTACTGGAAGCCGGCGGTGACCCACGTACCCTGAGTGGCGGCGACGCCCTGAGCGACGACAACCGCCTGCCGGAGGACTACGACGTACCGGTATTTCACGCCATTGCCAGTGAAAATCGTGCCATGAAGTGGGACTTCTTCGTACGTCACTATGGCGATGATGCCCAGCAGAAAAAGGACCCCAAATACACCGCCAACTACGAAGGCGAAGATGTCGATGGCGTACTTTACCCCCGCGCCGGTTGTCTTGGGGGCTGTACGACCCACAACGCCATGATCACCGTCTGCCCCCACAATGACGACTGGGAACATATAGGCCGCATCACCGGCGACGATTCATGGAACGCCCGCAACATGCGGGGCTACTTCCAGACACTCGAAAACTGTCACCACCGCCCGGATCATCGCCTGTTAAGCCGCCTGTCCAATCCCAGCAAGCACGGCTGGAAGGGCTGGCTGCACACCGAGAAAGCCATCCCCAAGAGCGCACTGGGCGATGGCGACCTGGTCAGAACCCTGGTCAGTTCGGTAGAAAGCGCTTTCTCGCAACTGTCCGAACCCTTCAAGCGCGGCGAATGGCTGCGCCAGGGCAGCGGCGACCCCAACGACTGGCGCCTGGTGAAGGACAATGCCATCGGGCTGCGCTATCCGCCGCTGGCGACCAAAAACCACCAGCGCATGGGCGCGCGGGAGCGTCTGCTTGATGTGCAGCAGGCCCACCCCGACAAACTGCATATCGAACTGGATGCCCTGGCGACCCGCGTTCTGTTCGATGACGATAACCGCGCCATTGGTGTCGAATACCTCAAGGGTGCTCGCCTCTACCGGGCACATTGCCAGCCCCACGGCGAGAGCACCGACAAGCGTCAGGCCTTCGCCAGCAAAGAGGTTATTCTGGCCGGTGGCGCCTTCAATACACCCCAGCTGCTGATGCTGTCCGGCATAGGCCCGCAGGACGAACTGCAGCGCCACGGCATTGCCGTGCGGCACAATCTGCCTGGCGTCGGCCAGAACCTGCAGGATCGCTACGAGGTGGGTGTGGTCAATCGCATGAACTTCGATCACTGGGAGGTACTCAAAGGCGCCAAATATGCCAAGGGCGACCCACAGTACAAGGAATGGGACAAGAAACGCTCAGGCGTCTATACCAGCAACGGTGCCGTGCTGGCGGTAATCAAGCGCTCCATGCCCCAGCGCCCGCTGCCAGACCTGTTCTGCTTTGCCCTGCTGGGGCTGTTCAAGGGCTATTTCCCCAGCTATTCAAAGCTGCTGGCCGAACACCTGAACTATCTGACCTGGGCCATCCTCAAGGCCCATACCAACAACACCGCAGGCAGCGTAACGCTGCGCTCCAGTGATCCCAGGGACAAGCCCCATATCAATTTTCGTTACTTCGACGAGGGCAACGACGCCAGTGGCGAAGACCTGGAATCCGTGGTCCAGGGCGTCAAGTTCATCCGCAGCCTCACCCAGCCGCTGAAGGACAAGGGGCTGATCGCCGCGGAGGAGCTGCCCGGTGACAGCGTTCAAACCGACGAAGAAATACGCGAATTCATCCGCAACCAGGCCTGGGGCCACCACGCCTCCTGCACCTGCCCGATCGGCGCCGACGACGACCCCATGGCCGTGCTGGATAGCCAGTTCCGCGTGCGGGGTGTCACTGGCTTGCGGGTGGTCGATGCATCGGTGTTTCCGCGCATTCCCGGCTTCTTTATCGTTACCGCAATCTACACCGCGGCAGAGAAGGCCGCCGATGTGATTCTGAGTCGCTAAAACCAGCGGGGACGCCTCTAGATGAACTTTGTGAAAAAACTGCTCGCCAAATTTGGCTTCGGCCCCGATCCGATCGGAGCCGAAGCGGTGATAGCCGATGAAAAAATCCATATCGAGGCAAAGCTGTCCGAAGCCTTTGACGAGAAGCACCGCGGCTATCTCGACGAGGATTACCGCCACTTTGTGGAAAAGACTTACCCGGAGTATGTCCGCGAGCATTATACGTATATGGACCCCGGCGACTACCCGCACAAGAAACGCCCCTGGTACGGGCTGGCGCTGTCGGGTGGCGGTATCCGTTCCGCCGCCTTTGCCATAGGCGTGATTCAGGCATTGCGCAACCGCTTTCTGGTAGAAAGCGGCAAACCAACACCGTTCGAAAAACTGGCCTATCTGTCTACGGTATCGGGCGGCGGTTATACAGGTGCTGCACTGAGCTGGTATCAGAAACTGTTCAATATCTTTCCCTTTGGCGATATCGACAGCTACGCCGGCAGCAAACACAGCCACTCACCCGGCAACAAGATTCTCAGTTATATGCGCCAGCACGGCAAATATCTGACACCGGCACAGCTGGGCATGGCCTCCCTGGCGGGTTCGGTACTTCTGAGCGTCATTCACTCGGTGGTGGCCTATACCCTGCTGATCAGTCTGGTCCTGTTTCTGCTGTCACTGCTCATTACGACCGGTGTGCTCGACCCATTAATGAATCTTACGATCGCCAATACAGCCAATCTTGAGTCACTACTGGTAAAGGTGCCACGCGGTGTCGCCACCCTGCAGCAGGAGGACGAGCTTCTCAGTCCGCACAGAATCGCGTTTTCGGTGTTCTTTTTGACCGCTACGATCGCCATGATCGCCACTCTATTGTTTACCGTCTTTATCTACGGTCTGAGCAGCTTTTTTCAGAAATTTTTTTCACAGTCATACTGCTATCGGGTACAGATACAGCGCACGCTGGGTCTGCTGTTAAAAGGCATTGCGTTTTCGCTGTTCTTCGCGGCGATTCCCCTCGCGGCGCTGCTGGTATTTGGTGCCGAATTCAAAGTGACAGATCCGGGATTTTTCAGCTCCATGGCCTCCGGTATTGCCGGTATCCTGCTGTCCATACGGCAATTTCGCATGAACACCGAGGCCGGCAATGAGAAGCGCAATATCCCGGGCTGGCTGTCGCGCCTGGTCACCCTGGTCATCACGCTGCTATTCATCTTCTTTATCTTCATTGCCGCCTATATTCTGGCTGAAAGCGTGCACCAGCAACTGCGCAGCGACACCTACTCCTACTGGCCGCTGCTGTTTGTTCTTTGCGCCCTCATCGTGCCTTTTTTTGTCAGTATCAACCAGGTATCGCCCCACAAAATGTATCGCGATCGCCTGATGGAAACCTTTCTCAAGACACCTGACATAGAGCCAACCGCACCCTTGTGCCAGCGCGGGGCCGAGGCCAACACAACCACCCTTGTCGATATCGCCGCCTCGGATCACTGGTCGCCCTATCACCTGATTAACTGCAACGTCATCCTCAACAACGCCAAAACGCCACGCTACCGGGGCCGCTTGGGCGACAGTTTCCTGCTGTCTCCGCGCTACTGTGGCAGCGATGCCACGCAGTACACCACAACCGCCAGTTTTGCCAGTGGCGGCATGACACTGGCGACAGCCATGTCTATTTCAGGTGCGGCTGAAAACCCCCATGCCGGTGTGTCGGGCGCGGGTGATTCCACCACTCCCTTAATGTCGTTCATCCTGACCTTTCTGGGGCTGCGACTCGGCTACTGGGCGTACAACCCCTCCAGCACGAGCAAGTTACTGCATAAAGTAATGCGACCCAATTACTTCTGGCCTGGGCTGCGCAGTTTGCTCGACTACGGTCATGCCGAAGACAGCGTGTTGGTCGAACTGTCCGATGGCGGCCATTTCGACAATACCGGCCTGTACGAACTGGTGCGCCGCCGCACACCGGTGATCATACTGTCCGATGGCGGCGCCGACCCCGACGCCACCTTCGATGACTTTGGCAATGCCATAGAGCGAATCCGGGTGGATTTCGGCGTTTCCATTCGTTTTCACGATGCCGATTTTGACCTGTCCGGGA from Marinobacterium aestuarii includes these protein-coding regions:
- a CDS encoding GMC family oxidoreductase; this encodes MSTEYDYIVVGSGAGGGTVAARLAENGCTVLVLEAGGDPRTLSGGDALSDDNRLPEDYDVPVFHAIASENRAMKWDFFVRHYGDDAQQKKDPKYTANYEGEDVDGVLYPRAGCLGGCTTHNAMITVCPHNDDWEHIGRITGDDSWNARNMRGYFQTLENCHHRPDHRLLSRLSNPSKHGWKGWLHTEKAIPKSALGDGDLVRTLVSSVESAFSQLSEPFKRGEWLRQGSGDPNDWRLVKDNAIGLRYPPLATKNHQRMGARERLLDVQQAHPDKLHIELDALATRVLFDDDNRAIGVEYLKGARLYRAHCQPHGESTDKRQAFASKEVILAGGAFNTPQLLMLSGIGPQDELQRHGIAVRHNLPGVGQNLQDRYEVGVVNRMNFDHWEVLKGAKYAKGDPQYKEWDKKRSGVYTSNGAVLAVIKRSMPQRPLPDLFCFALLGLFKGYFPSYSKLLAEHLNYLTWAILKAHTNNTAGSVTLRSSDPRDKPHINFRYFDEGNDASGEDLESVVQGVKFIRSLTQPLKDKGLIAAEELPGDSVQTDEEIREFIRNQAWGHHASCTCPIGADDDPMAVLDSQFRVRGVTGLRVVDASVFPRIPGFFIVTAIYTAAEKAADVILSR
- a CDS encoding patatin-like phospholipase family protein produces the protein MNFVKKLLAKFGFGPDPIGAEAVIADEKIHIEAKLSEAFDEKHRGYLDEDYRHFVEKTYPEYVREHYTYMDPGDYPHKKRPWYGLALSGGGIRSAAFAIGVIQALRNRFLVESGKPTPFEKLAYLSTVSGGGYTGAALSWYQKLFNIFPFGDIDSYAGSKHSHSPGNKILSYMRQHGKYLTPAQLGMASLAGSVLLSVIHSVVAYTLLISLVLFLLSLLITTGVLDPLMNLTIANTANLESLLVKVPRGVATLQQEDELLSPHRIAFSVFFLTATIAMIATLLFTVFIYGLSSFFQKFFSQSYCYRVQIQRTLGLLLKGIAFSLFFAAIPLAALLVFGAEFKVTDPGFFSSMASGIAGILLSIRQFRMNTEAGNEKRNIPGWLSRLVTLVITLLFIFFIFIAAYILAESVHQQLRSDTYSYWPLLFVLCALIVPFFVSINQVSPHKMYRDRLMETFLKTPDIEPTAPLCQRGAEANTTTLVDIAASDHWSPYHLINCNVILNNAKTPRYRGRLGDSFLLSPRYCGSDATQYTTTASFASGGMTLATAMSISGAAENPHAGVSGAGDSTTPLMSFILTFLGLRLGYWAYNPSSTSKLLHKVMRPNYFWPGLRSLLDYGHAEDSVLVELSDGGHFDNTGLYELVRRRTPVIILSDGGADPDATFDDFGNAIERIRVDFGVSIRFHDADFDLSGMLPGSRAASSESRARIYDEKYHLADRGFAIGDVVYPDAVGEKAFVGRFVFIKACLTRNLPGDLYAYKLENPSYPNQPTVDQFFDERQFEAYRELGYQLTRQMIDDKDAMQLLP